Proteins from one Gimesia maris genomic window:
- a CDS encoding GYF domain-containing protein translates to MSSWYFKSDENEYGPYSLDELIFLKNQGKLAPGAQVKNSTDSVWLRADSVRELFSKERLTRSKINLSSLLEPRAAQQQSSTSSEIVEFIDETTHETKIPPLPVTNRNRRHKNVIISMLAGGLLLLLLLLLVLFLWEDPTQPETVASSPASQLQEAETAGGQSPEGNGATGDTMPSIAESAQSQESKVDPNPEAETPESISQETSLESKPPEKQNGTTNKEPPASGLLTASRLSVASPGNENITGNNQEINKRLEREGAKTGDVQISLIWNNRNDLDLHVLCPTGERISFDHKHSADGGELDVDMNVRGESLQPVENIYWPPRNMRKGIYKVFVHHYSRHGSPDPTKYTVRIMVGGKSRQFSGTLNYGDPPVLIDNLSR, encoded by the coding sequence CGAGAATGAATATGGTCCATATTCATTGGATGAATTGATCTTCTTGAAGAATCAGGGGAAGCTCGCGCCAGGCGCGCAGGTAAAAAACAGTACAGACAGCGTCTGGCTTCGTGCGGATTCCGTTCGTGAACTGTTTTCAAAAGAAAGACTGACACGTTCCAAAATCAATCTTTCATCCTTATTAGAACCGCGTGCAGCCCAACAGCAATCATCCACCAGTTCTGAAATAGTCGAGTTCATTGACGAAACAACGCATGAAACAAAGATCCCCCCTTTGCCGGTAACCAATCGGAATCGACGTCATAAAAATGTAATTATCAGCATGCTGGCAGGGGGACTTCTCCTGCTGTTGCTTTTGTTGCTGGTACTCTTTTTATGGGAAGATCCGACACAGCCGGAAACCGTTGCCAGTTCACCCGCCTCACAACTCCAGGAAGCGGAAACAGCAGGGGGACAAAGCCCAGAGGGAAACGGCGCGACCGGCGATACGATGCCATCGATTGCAGAATCGGCCCAGAGTCAGGAGAGCAAGGTAGACCCGAATCCAGAAGCTGAAACGCCAGAGTCGATTTCACAGGAAACGTCGCTTGAGTCAAAACCACCTGAAAAGCAGAATGGAACGACCAACAAAGAACCACCGGCATCCGGTCTGCTCACTGCCAGTCGACTTTCTGTAGCCAGCCCCGGCAATGAGAACATCACTGGAAATAATCAGGAAATCAATAAACGTCTTGAACGAGAGGGAGCTAAAACCGGTGATGTTCAGATTTCCCTGATCTGGAATAACAGAAATGATTTGGACCTGCATGTATTATGCCCCACTGGTGAAAGAATTTCATTTGATCACAAGCATTCCGCAGATGGCGGAGAACTGGATGTCGACATGAATGTACGTGGCGAATCATTACAGCCGGTGGAAAATATTTACTGGCCTCCCAGAAACATGCGTAAAGGAATCTACAAGGTCTTCGTCCATCATTACAGTCGGCACGGATCTCCCGATCCCACGAAGTATACAGTCAGGATTATGGTGGGCGGAAAAAGCAGGCAGTTTTCAGGAACCCTCAATTATGGTGATCCTCCTGTATTGATCGATAATTTATCTCGATAA
- a CDS encoding cation:proton antiporter: MNFFDIAGILVALAAAFAYINHKLLKLPTTVGLMLLAMLHAVALLLIDRIVPGVSVLTAAETLIGSIDFDQTLMQGMLGYLLFAGALHVNLNDLKKQTAVIVLLATIGVLATTFIVGGLTWVITGWLGIEVRFIYCLIFGSIVAPTDPIAVLGIFKSLGAPKSLETKIAGESLFNDGVGVVVFIALLGIAGLGGHGESPADINQPDESNRVVQQSEQEHAHDVQAGSEVTETNASDVAKLFALEAGGGIALGFVLGLLAFLMLRSIDHYATEILISLAMVTGGYALAMKLHLSGPLAMVVAGLILGNHGRTLAMSDKTREHLDTFWELVDELLNAVLFVLIGLEVLVLSFQEKYLLAGALAIPAVLLARFLSVGTVITALKKATGREFTPHAIKVMTWGGLRGGISVALALSLKEEIHARQSQYDNVGELVLTMTYVVVAFSILVGGLTIGPMLSRLGLTGQGKTDAPEGN, from the coding sequence ATGAATTTCTTCGATATTGCCGGCATCCTCGTGGCCCTCGCAGCGGCCTTCGCATACATTAACCACAAACTGCTCAAGCTGCCGACAACGGTAGGCCTGATGCTGCTGGCCATGCTGCATGCAGTCGCCCTGCTGCTGATTGATCGGATCGTACCGGGGGTGAGCGTGCTCACCGCGGCCGAGACACTCATCGGCTCGATCGACTTCGACCAGACGCTGATGCAGGGCATGCTCGGTTACCTGCTCTTTGCCGGGGCGTTGCATGTGAATCTCAACGACCTTAAGAAACAAACCGCGGTCATTGTCCTGCTGGCGACCATCGGTGTCCTCGCAACGACGTTCATCGTCGGCGGGCTCACCTGGGTCATCACCGGCTGGCTCGGCATCGAGGTCCGCTTCATCTACTGCCTGATCTTCGGCTCGATCGTCGCCCCCACCGACCCGATCGCGGTCCTGGGGATCTTCAAGAGTCTCGGTGCTCCCAAGTCGCTGGAGACCAAGATCGCAGGCGAGTCGCTGTTTAATGATGGCGTGGGCGTGGTGGTGTTTATTGCGCTCCTGGGCATCGCGGGGTTGGGCGGACATGGTGAGTCGCCTGCAGACATAAATCAGCCAGATGAGTCCAATCGCGTCGTTCAGCAGAGCGAACAAGAGCATGCGCACGATGTTCAAGCAGGCAGCGAGGTGACGGAGACGAACGCAAGCGACGTCGCGAAGCTCTTTGCCCTCGAAGCCGGCGGCGGAATTGCGCTGGGCTTTGTGCTGGGTCTGCTCGCGTTCTTGATGTTACGATCCATTGATCACTACGCGACGGAGATTTTGATTTCGCTGGCGATGGTGACGGGCGGGTATGCACTGGCGATGAAGCTGCATCTGTCGGGGCCGTTGGCGATGGTGGTCGCGGGGCTGATCCTGGGGAACCATGGCAGAACGCTGGCGATGTCTGACAAAACACGCGAGCACCTGGACACTTTCTGGGAGCTGGTGGACGAACTTCTGAACGCGGTGCTGTTTGTGCTGATCGGGCTGGAGGTCCTGGTGTTGTCGTTCCAGGAGAAATATCTGCTGGCCGGGGCGCTGGCAATCCCCGCGGTGCTGCTGGCGCGGTTCCTCTCCGTGGGCACGGTAATAACCGCCCTGAAGAAGGCGACCGGCCGGGAATTCACACCCCACGCAATCAAGGTCATGACCTGGGGCGGCCTGCGCGGCGGGATCAGTGTGGCCCTCGCCCTCTCGCTCAAGGAAGAGATCCACGCTCGGCAATCGCAGTACGACAACGTCGGCGAACTCGTCCTGACCATGACCTACGTCGTCGTCGCCTTCTCAATCCTCGTCGGCGGCCTGACTATCGGCCCCATGCTGAGCCGACTGGGCCTCACGGGGCAAGGCAAAACAGACGCCCCAGAGGGGAACTAA
- the araD1 gene encoding AraD1 family protein produces the protein MRVVQFMIPGQGRRLGVIEEETVIDLTSSDSSLTSVYAAFQTAFAKQISFTRFQKEAATAPGNTRYSYSDLLEGTPGEDSAYLLPPVDHPDPHCLLVTGTGLTHTGSMQSRDQMHAHAEDASQTDSAKMFAMGLAGGKPSSGKRGVSPEWFYKGNGTILRGQRDRLDIPGFALDGGEEPEIVGCYVIAPDGTPRRLGFVLGNEWSDHETETINYLYLAPSKLRTCAIGPELNTDFDFVDLTIRCTVRREGKIIYESGDLKTGAEFMCHSLENCEDHHFKYPQHRQPGDVHLHFLGTSKLSHSTRNWKYETGDEIRIEAPGFSSPLVNTVLKNVHSDTLPIKVEPA, from the coding sequence ATGCGAGTCGTCCAATTTATGATCCCCGGACAAGGCCGTCGGCTTGGCGTGATCGAAGAGGAAACAGTCATCGATCTGACCTCCAGCGATTCCAGTCTGACGAGTGTATACGCTGCGTTTCAAACCGCGTTTGCAAAGCAGATCTCTTTCACCCGGTTTCAGAAAGAAGCAGCAACTGCTCCGGGGAATACGCGATACTCTTACTCCGATTTACTGGAGGGGACGCCTGGAGAAGACAGCGCATACCTCTTGCCGCCCGTCGATCACCCGGACCCCCATTGCCTGCTGGTAACGGGAACCGGATTGACACATACCGGCAGTATGCAGTCTCGCGATCAGATGCACGCGCATGCAGAGGATGCCAGCCAGACGGATTCGGCCAAAATGTTTGCCATGGGACTCGCGGGGGGAAAACCGTCATCGGGAAAACGGGGCGTCTCTCCGGAATGGTTTTACAAAGGGAACGGCACCATACTCCGCGGTCAGCGAGACCGGTTAGACATTCCCGGCTTTGCGCTGGACGGTGGTGAAGAGCCGGAAATTGTCGGCTGTTATGTGATTGCCCCTGATGGAACTCCCCGTCGTCTCGGTTTTGTCCTGGGAAACGAGTGGTCTGATCACGAGACGGAAACCATCAATTATCTCTACCTGGCCCCTTCCAAATTACGAACCTGTGCGATCGGTCCAGAGCTGAATACCGACTTTGACTTTGTTGATTTGACCATCCGCTGCACGGTCCGCCGCGAAGGAAAGATTATCTATGAAAGCGGCGACCTTAAAACAGGCGCTGAGTTCATGTGCCATTCGCTGGAGAACTGCGAAGATCATCATTTCAAATATCCTCAGCATCGACAGCCCGGCGATGTCCATTTGCATTTTCTGGGAACCAGTAAACTGAGCCATTCGACACGCAACTGGAAATACGAAACCGGGGATGAAATCAGAATTGAAGCCCCGGGGTTCAGCAGCCCACTGGTGAATACGGTTCTGAAAAACGTTCATTCGGATACGCTGCCGATTAAGGTGGAACCTGCCTGA
- a CDS encoding sodium:solute symporter family transporter: MASVSFSLELADWLVLGLYLISMLAVGIYFSKRASQSADGFLIADRNLPWWVIGFSNVSTYSDAGGAWVWIFFFGGFMYLNKIAWISWSIWMPLVCIFWAKMWRRSQLVTTGELIEFRYSGKVAGWFRGFYGAYACLVWAVVLLGYGASMTAQLLAPLVGWDILTITLIFGGITLAYTLMSGLIGAAYNDVPQFFIFFIASFVILYFGIQEFGSYESIVERALTQRPADFWQIIPPSSGDNSFIDPVTLIAIIIMGLFMAGSPFAGEGWAAQRFLAARNERHAVLGQMFNALLSLVIRMLPILPLGLLAIALYPAVDPAQPDAMLLPSGQEIPSVEVWGHMVARYGDKAPGFIGLLLAAVLAGYMSTVDTLLQWGSAFIINDLYRRHIRPEQSQQEYIWVTRLVMILMMILATGLALSIQEIGNWVLFINAAMIIPALPLSWLRWFWWRFNVWGEIFAIMISAPLAYLVWFVWEIREPFWYPAGILFSVGLVGSICLAFLAKPKSDDHLKRFYLQVQPPGLWGRIRSELEQEGLIQTSTQKQEFRLDLLAAIGGIALCLSATFALFSASLLQWTKVGMLLPVILLSGVLFYVPWLKSNQLAARVAADLKQVPD, from the coding sequence TTGGCAAGCGTCTCATTCTCACTGGAACTTGCAGACTGGCTGGTATTGGGACTCTACCTGATTTCCATGCTGGCTGTGGGAATTTACTTCTCGAAACGGGCTTCGCAGTCAGCCGATGGATTTCTGATTGCGGATCGGAACCTGCCCTGGTGGGTGATCGGTTTTTCCAATGTGTCCACCTACTCTGATGCCGGGGGCGCCTGGGTCTGGATCTTTTTCTTCGGCGGATTCATGTACTTGAATAAGATCGCCTGGATTTCGTGGTCCATCTGGATGCCGCTGGTCTGTATTTTCTGGGCTAAAATGTGGCGCCGCAGTCAACTGGTGACAACCGGAGAGTTGATCGAATTTCGCTATAGCGGCAAGGTAGCCGGCTGGTTTCGCGGCTTCTATGGCGCTTATGCCTGTCTGGTCTGGGCCGTTGTTCTGCTGGGATACGGTGCCTCCATGACCGCACAGCTGCTGGCGCCTCTGGTCGGCTGGGACATTTTAACCATCACGCTGATATTTGGCGGTATCACTCTGGCTTACACTTTAATGAGTGGGTTGATCGGTGCCGCCTATAACGATGTGCCGCAGTTCTTTATCTTTTTTATCGCCTCGTTTGTGATCCTTTATTTTGGAATTCAGGAGTTCGGCAGCTATGAGAGCATTGTTGAACGCGCACTCACTCAACGACCGGCTGATTTCTGGCAGATCATTCCCCCTTCCTCCGGTGACAATTCCTTCATCGACCCGGTCACGCTGATTGCCATTATCATTATGGGACTGTTCATGGCCGGGAGTCCTTTTGCGGGGGAAGGCTGGGCGGCACAGCGATTCCTTGCGGCACGAAATGAACGGCACGCCGTACTCGGACAGATGTTTAACGCTCTGCTCAGTCTCGTAATCCGCATGCTGCCGATCCTGCCTTTGGGTCTCCTGGCGATCGCCCTCTATCCGGCAGTCGATCCGGCCCAACCTGATGCAATGCTGCTTCCGTCTGGACAGGAAATTCCGTCAGTCGAAGTCTGGGGGCACATGGTGGCACGCTATGGCGATAAAGCCCCCGGGTTTATCGGACTGTTGCTGGCAGCGGTCCTCGCCGGTTATATGTCGACGGTCGACACCTTACTGCAATGGGGATCTGCCTTCATTATTAATGATCTATACCGCCGTCACATACGACCGGAGCAAAGCCAGCAGGAATACATCTGGGTGACCCGTCTCGTCATGATTCTGATGATGATTCTGGCAACCGGTCTCGCGCTTTCGATTCAGGAAATTGGAAACTGGGTGCTGTTCATCAATGCGGCGATGATTATTCCGGCGTTACCGTTGTCCTGGTTGAGATGGTTCTGGTGGCGATTTAATGTCTGGGGCGAAATCTTTGCCATCATGATCTCGGCCCCCCTGGCGTACCTGGTCTGGTTTGTCTGGGAAATCCGCGAACCATTCTGGTACCCTGCCGGGATTTTATTCAGTGTGGGGTTAGTAGGGAGCATCTGCTTGGCCTTCCTGGCCAAACCGAAGTCCGATGACCATCTCAAGCGGTTTTACTTGCAGGTACAGCCCCCCGGACTCTGGGGTCGGATAAGGTCTGAACTCGAGCAGGAAGGATTGATTCAAACTTCCACTCAGAAACAGGAATTCCGCCTGGACCTGCTTGCGGCCATCGGAGGAATTGCCTTATGCCTGTCGGCTACATTTGCCTTGTTTTCAGCCTCCCTGTTACAGTGGACGAAAGTCGGTATGTTACTGCCGGTCATTCTGCTTTCAGGAGTTTTATTTTATGTTCCCTGGTTAAAAAGCAATCAACTGGCCGCCCGCGTTGCCGCGGATTTAAAACAGGTTCCCGATTAA
- a CDS encoding amidohydrolase family protein, whose product MSIIDFHTHLDEAWLGNSLMNSEDFIAGLDKTGVDIACIFTMQGFYEDCPRHNDLLLKRADRYPDRLIPFVTVDPKQGAQAVKETERCLSNPRFRGMKFHSWIQSFAPSMVKETMIDILHCAAEHKVPVLFHDGTPPYATTFQIADLARQVPEADIVLGHVGLADYVYPAGQLLRDIPNLYACLCGPRCGDLQYLIQEAGSHKILFGSDFGIAEWLLLAERLDNVYAADLSPDDLHHVLYQNAARLLKLDQSPLSAADATSIVPKGDLT is encoded by the coding sequence ATGAGCATTATTGATTTCCATACACATCTGGATGAAGCCTGGCTGGGAAACTCACTCATGAACAGTGAAGATTTCATCGCAGGCCTCGATAAAACTGGCGTGGACATCGCCTGCATTTTTACAATGCAGGGTTTTTACGAAGATTGCCCCCGGCACAATGACTTATTGTTGAAACGGGCCGACCGTTATCCGGATCGACTGATTCCCTTCGTCACCGTCGATCCCAAACAGGGCGCACAGGCCGTCAAAGAGACAGAACGCTGTCTGTCGAACCCCCGCTTTCGGGGCATGAAATTTCATTCCTGGATTCAATCGTTTGCCCCGTCCATGGTCAAAGAAACGATGATTGACATCCTGCACTGCGCTGCCGAGCATAAAGTTCCCGTGTTGTTTCATGACGGCACGCCCCCTTATGCCACTACATTTCAAATTGCCGATCTGGCCAGACAGGTTCCCGAAGCAGATATTGTATTAGGACACGTCGGCCTCGCCGATTATGTTTATCCGGCCGGGCAGTTGCTGCGGGACATTCCTAATTTATATGCCTGTTTATGCGGACCGCGCTGTGGAGATCTGCAGTATCTGATCCAGGAAGCGGGCAGTCACAAAATTTTATTTGGCAGCGATTTCGGAATTGCTGAATGGCTCCTGCTCGCAGAGCGCCTCGATAACGTTTATGCAGCGGACCTGTCTCCGGACGATTTGCATCATGTCCTGTATCAGAACGCAGCCCGACTCTTAAAGCTGGATCAAAGCCCGCTGTCTGCCGCCGACGCCACATCAATCGTTCCGAAAGGTGATCTCACATGA
- a CDS encoding amidohydrolase family protein — protein sequence MTKLTIVDSHVLLGTEDHLSLTPDDLLRRMDLNGVETAIARPMGAELIVRNREGNDTILKAHPRIKAMVSVNPWWGPEFCLEELQRCRDQGAVGLFLNPARQGFFPTDSRITPLLELAEEFQWPVMFHTGTYIYADVLSVLERARQFPALNFIAGFGGFADMWFELPGVFSATENLYLDTSLLWGEAVQGILESSGASRLLFASAEPRNSIQVVLKVLERLALPETQRESILSGNAKRIFHLT from the coding sequence ATGACTAAACTGACGATCGTTGACTCACATGTCCTGTTAGGGACCGAAGATCATCTGTCTTTAACACCTGATGATCTCTTGAGACGGATGGATCTGAATGGTGTCGAAACCGCGATTGCCAGACCGATGGGCGCAGAGTTGATTGTCCGCAACCGTGAAGGTAACGATACCATCCTGAAGGCGCATCCCCGCATTAAGGCAATGGTCAGCGTCAATCCCTGGTGGGGACCGGAATTTTGCCTTGAAGAACTGCAGCGCTGCCGCGACCAGGGAGCCGTCGGCCTGTTTCTGAATCCGGCCCGTCAGGGATTTTTCCCGACCGATTCCCGGATTACCCCGTTATTGGAACTGGCCGAAGAATTTCAATGGCCCGTGATGTTTCATACGGGAACCTATATCTATGCCGATGTGTTATCCGTGCTGGAACGGGCACGCCAGTTTCCTGCGCTGAATTTCATCGCCGGCTTCGGTGGTTTTGCCGATATGTGGTTCGAGCTGCCCGGAGTTTTCAGTGCGACGGAAAATCTCTATCTGGATACGTCCCTGCTCTGGGGGGAAGCCGTTCAGGGTATTCTCGAGAGTTCCGGCGCTTCACGGTTGTTGTTCGCCAGTGCCGAGCCGCGCAATTCCATCCAGGTGGTGCTTAAAGTTCTGGAACGACTCGCTTTGCCCGAAACACAGCGGGAATCCATTCTGTCCGGCAACGCGAAGAGGATTTTTCACCTGACATGA
- a CDS encoding mandelate racemase/muconate lactonizing enzyme family protein, producing MPFQITKVEARIANYSLHQDRVIITSLGIHDRSRYLIITLTDELENQGFGEAATVMIWSGEAAETGLWIVQNRITPLLTGSHYDHPSEILTILDRALQGNPFLKASIDIAAWDLWARRQEKPVSALIGDRKPVESVPTRFSIGAYSVEDTVRLAVESWEAGIRTLKIKTGVPGLDDVARLKAVRERLGKEPILTIDANGAYQTEDQAVAAIEELLPFNLALVEQPTPRDRIGMMARVKQRVDVPILADESIFTPGELAEALDCDAMDLLSLYPGKNGGFTNSLKMAQTAQNAGKYCVIGSNMETDLGQAAMVCLAASLTAFPVEEYASDLMTGMIYTASSTSPALELNNGRLLTPLGTGFGVEPLHD from the coding sequence ATGCCATTTCAGATTACAAAAGTAGAAGCCAGAATCGCAAACTATTCGCTGCACCAGGATCGTGTTATCATCACCAGCCTGGGAATCCATGACCGCTCCCGTTACCTCATCATCACCCTGACGGATGAACTGGAAAACCAGGGATTCGGTGAAGCGGCAACTGTCATGATCTGGAGCGGAGAAGCAGCCGAGACCGGGTTATGGATTGTCCAAAATCGAATTACACCTCTCTTAACAGGCAGCCACTATGATCATCCGAGTGAGATCCTGACAATTCTGGATCGCGCTCTGCAGGGAAACCCGTTCCTGAAAGCCAGTATCGATATCGCCGCCTGGGACTTATGGGCCCGACGCCAGGAAAAACCAGTCAGCGCGCTGATCGGCGATCGGAAACCTGTGGAATCGGTTCCCACCCGGTTCAGTATTGGCGCTTATTCCGTGGAAGATACCGTGCGGCTGGCAGTCGAATCGTGGGAAGCGGGCATCCGAACATTGAAAATCAAAACGGGAGTACCAGGCCTGGATGATGTCGCCCGCCTGAAAGCGGTTCGGGAGCGACTGGGTAAGGAACCGATTTTGACCATTGATGCCAACGGTGCTTATCAAACGGAAGACCAGGCAGTCGCCGCGATTGAGGAACTACTGCCATTTAACCTGGCGCTTGTTGAACAACCGACGCCCCGGGATCGGATCGGCATGATGGCCCGTGTGAAACAACGTGTGGATGTTCCGATCCTGGCCGACGAAAGCATCTTCACACCGGGAGAACTGGCAGAAGCTCTGGACTGCGACGCCATGGATCTGCTCTCGTTGTACCCGGGAAAAAATGGGGGCTTCACGAATTCACTAAAGATGGCTCAAACGGCTCAGAATGCAGGCAAGTATTGCGTGATCGGCTCGAATATGGAAACCGACCTCGGTCAGGCCGCCATGGTCTGTCTGGCAGCCAGTCTGACCGCATTTCCTGTTGAGGAATATGCTTCGGATCTGATGACAGGGATGATTTACACAGCCTCTTCGACGTCTCCCGCACTGGAATTAAACAACGGTCGCCTGTTGACTCCTCTCGGCACCGGATTTGGAGTGGAGCCGCTTCATGACTAA
- a CDS encoding amidohydrolase family protein — MIIDVHSHAWKFPDHFNDDFRLQAARRAKAGVELDLTVEYEAYRNTAPAETRTIVFGGKARLSGLWVDDRYVADYVNAHPETLIGYMSLDPTQAGWQDEMREGYEVLGLKGIKLLSMYAGFRPDDRLLDPLWEFATQNKLPVLLHTGTTFVAQAPLDCTLPIHIDRVAIRFPEVRIVMAHLSHPYEGESVVVIRKHPHVYADISALHYRPFQLYHSLMLVQEYGVWDKLLFGSDYPFTTVNASIEGLRNLNLMLEGTALPRLDTEQIESLLFRNALPLLGLED; from the coding sequence ATGATTATCGATGTTCACAGTCATGCCTGGAAATTTCCGGACCACTTCAACGACGATTTTCGTCTGCAGGCGGCACGACGGGCCAAGGCGGGCGTGGAACTCGATTTGACTGTCGAATACGAGGCCTACCGGAATACTGCTCCCGCAGAAACACGCACCATTGTTTTCGGAGGTAAGGCGCGGTTGAGCGGCCTCTGGGTGGATGACCGGTATGTGGCCGATTATGTCAATGCACACCCGGAGACTCTCATCGGTTACATGTCGCTGGATCCGACGCAAGCCGGCTGGCAGGATGAAATGCGAGAGGGATACGAAGTTTTAGGACTAAAGGGTATCAAATTACTGTCCATGTATGCTGGTTTTCGTCCAGATGACAGGCTTCTGGATCCGCTCTGGGAATTTGCCACTCAAAATAAACTGCCGGTCCTGTTACATACCGGCACCACCTTTGTGGCTCAGGCGCCGCTGGATTGCACCTTGCCAATACACATCGATCGGGTGGCGATCCGGTTTCCGGAAGTTAGAATCGTGATGGCACACCTCTCTCATCCTTATGAAGGGGAATCCGTCGTTGTGATTCGCAAACACCCCCACGTTTATGCCGATATCAGCGCACTCCATTATCGCCCGTTTCAGCTGTACCACAGCCTCATGCTCGTGCAGGAATACGGCGTGTGGGATAAACTGCTGTTTGGTTCGGACTATCCTTTTACTACAGTCAACGCATCCATTGAAGGTTTGCGAAATCTCAATCTGATGCTGGAAGGAACAGCCCTGCCCCGGCTCGATACCGAGCAGATTGAATCATTGCTTTTTCGTAATGCCCTGCCGCTTCTGGGGCTGGAAGACTGA
- a CDS encoding SDR family NAD(P)-dependent oxidoreductase yields MDLEHKVALVTGAGQGIGKGCAIQLAKQGADLILNDRPGSPTVQQTALEIKELGRQCTVLEADVFSRESSLQLVADAIAWKSQIDILVSNPALTHHADFLEFDIDRFEQIIQSTLISGFVMSQQIAKQMVKQQTGGKIIFISSVHAEMPVARSIAYGAAKAGLNHMAETMAVELARHHINVNVIEPGWIDTPGERTLFSEEYIQEQATKLPLGRLGTPDDIGSTVAFLASSSADYITGAILRVDGGFVHKHCRAEKS; encoded by the coding sequence ATGGATCTGGAACACAAAGTTGCACTTGTAACTGGCGCGGGACAGGGAATTGGAAAAGGGTGCGCAATTCAGCTGGCAAAACAGGGGGCTGACCTGATCTTAAATGATCGTCCGGGATCGCCGACAGTCCAGCAGACTGCCCTCGAAATTAAGGAACTGGGCCGGCAATGTACGGTCCTGGAAGCAGATGTGTTTTCGCGTGAATCCAGTTTGCAGCTCGTTGCGGATGCAATCGCCTGGAAATCGCAGATCGATATTTTAGTCAGCAACCCGGCATTGACCCATCACGCCGACTTTCTTGAATTCGACATTGACCGCTTTGAACAAATCATCCAAAGCACCCTGATCAGCGGCTTTGTCATGAGCCAGCAGATTGCCAAACAGATGGTCAAACAACAGACAGGCGGAAAAATCATTTTCATCTCCAGTGTGCATGCTGAAATGCCCGTGGCGCGATCCATCGCCTATGGCGCCGCAAAAGCAGGCTTGAATCACATGGCTGAAACCATGGCCGTGGAACTGGCGCGCCACCACATTAATGTGAATGTGATCGAACCCGGCTGGATTGATACACCGGGCGAACGCACCCTGTTCTCTGAGGAATACATCCAGGAACAAGCGACTAAGCTGCCACTCGGTCGCCTCGGGACTCCTGATGATATCGGCAGCACCGTCGCGTTCCTCGCCTCATCCTCCGCAGACTACATCACGGGAGCCATCCTGCGCGTCGATGGCGGTTTTGTTCACAAACACTGTCGCGCAGAGAAATCTTAA